The following are from one region of the Quercus robur chromosome 1, dhQueRobu3.1, whole genome shotgun sequence genome:
- the LOC126716669 gene encoding DExH-box ATP-dependent RNA helicase DExH5, mitochondrial isoform X2 — protein sequence MDGFPMYDRESPEGRKMLEFRRSLPAYKEENTLLTAVSRNQVIIVSGETGCGKTTQIPQFILESEIESVHGAVCSIICTQPRRISAMSVSERVASERGEKLGESVGYKVRLEGMKGRDTHLLFCTTGILLRRLLIDRNLKGVTHVIVDEIHERGMNEDFLLIVLKDLLPRRPELRLILMSATLDAEHFSSYFGGAQIIHIPGFTYPVRTHFLEDILEMTGYKLTPYNQIDDYGQEKMWKMSKQAPRKRKSQITSVVEDALGAADFKEYRPQTRESLSCWNPECIGFNLIEYLLCYICENEKPGAVLVFMTGWDDISSLKDKLQGHPLLGDPSQVLLLACHGSMASSEQRLIFDEPEDGVRKIVLATNIAETSITINDVVFVLDCGKAKETSYDALNNTPCLLPSWISKVSAQQRRGRAGRVQPGECYHLYPRCVYNAFAEYQLPEILRTPLQSLCLQIKSLKLGSISEFLSRALQSPELLAVQNAIDYLKIIGALDENEGLTVLGRYLTMLPVEPKLGKMLILGAIFNCLDPVLTIVSGLSVRDPFLTPFDKKDLAEAAKYQFSRDYSDHLALVRAYEGWIDAERDLAGYEYCWRNFLSVQSIKAIDSLRKEFFSLLKDTGLVDGNTTSYNAWSHDEHLVRAVICYGLYPGICSVVHNEKSFSLKSMEDGQVFLYSNSVNARESKIPYPWLVFNEKIKVNSVFLRDSTAVSDSVLLLFGGTISRGETDGHLKMLGGFLEFFMNPTLADMYQNLRRELDELIQKKLLYPRMDMHTHHELLSAVRLLVSEDRCDGRFVFGRQVLKPSKPSVLETKTALISRIESGPGGDNSKSQLQTLLTRAGYAAPTYKTKQLKNNQFRATVEFNGMQIMGQPCNNKKSAEKDAAAEALQWLMGGNQAGHEHLNHMSMLLKKSKKDHN from the exons ATGGATGGCTTTCCCATGTATGACAGG gAATCTCCTGAAGGTAGAAAAATGCTGGAGTTTCGTAGGAGTCTCCCTGCTTATAAAGAGGAGAATACATTACTGACAGCTGTTTCACGAAATCAG GTTATTATTGTCTCTGGTGAAACTGGCTGTGGCAAGACCACACAAATTCCCCAATTCATTTTGGAATCAGAGATAGAATCTGTTCATGGAGCTGTTTGTAGCATTATATGTACACAGCCAAGACGAATATCTGCTATGTCTGTTTCTGAAAGAGTTGCTTCAGAGAGAGGGGAGAAATTGGGTGAATCT GTTGGATATAAAGTTCGTTTGGAAGGTATGAAAGGGAGGGATACCCACCTTCTCTTTTGCACCACTGGCATCTTGTTGAGAAGATTGCTAATTGATAGAAACTTAAAAGGTGTAACTCATGTTATCGTGGATGAGATTCATGAACGTGGAATGAATGAAG ATTTTCTGCTTATTGTCCTAAAAGATCTCCTTCCTCGCCGGCCAGAGCTTAGGCTGATTCTGATGAGTGCAACCCTTGATGCAGAGCATTTCTCGTCCTACTTTGGTGGAGCTCAGATAATTCACATCCCA GGCTTTACATACCCGGTCCGGACTCATTTCCTAGAGGATATTTTGGAAATGACTGGTTACAAATTGACACCATACAACCAAATCGATGATTATGGTCAGGAAAAGATGTGGAAGATGAGCAAACAAGCACCAAGAAAGAGGAAAAGCCAAATTACTTCTGTTGTTGAG GATGCACTCGGAGCAGCTGATTTTAAGGAGTATAGACCCCAGACTCGGGAGTCTTTGTCATGTTGGAATCCTGAATGTATTGGTTTTAATCTCATAGAGTATCTTTTATGCTATATATGTGAAAATGAGAAGCCTGGTGCGGTCCTAGTTTTTATGACTGGCTGGGATGACATAAGTTCTCTGAAAGATAAGCTGCAAGGTCATCCTCTATTAGGCGATCCAAGCCAAGTTTTGTTGCTAGCATGTCATGGGTCTATGGCCAGTTCAGAGCAG AGGTTAATATTTGATGAGCCTGAAGATGGAGTGAGGAAAATTGTTCTTGCTACTAATATTGCCGAAACAAGTATCACCATTAATGATGTTGTATTTGTTCTTGACTGTGGAAAGGCTAAAGAGACTTCTTATGATGCATTGAATAACACTCCTTGTTTGCTCCCTTCCTGGATTTCGAAGGTTTCTGCTCAACAA AGAAGAGGAAGAGCTGGCCGTGTTCAACCTGGAGAGTGTTACCATCTCTATCCTAGATGTGTATACAATGCTTTTGCAGAGTATCAATTGCCAGAAATTTTAAGGACACCTTTGCAATCTCTTTGTCTGCAAATAAAAAGTTTGAAACTTGGGAGTATTTCTGAGTTCCTTTCTAGGGCTTTGCAGTCACCAGAATTACTTGCG GTTCAAAATGCTATTGATTATCTAAAAATCATTGGTGCCCTGGATGAGAACGAAGGTTTGACAGTCTTGG GACGCTATTTGACTATGCTTCCAGTGGAGCCAAAACTTGGAAAGATGCTCATCTTAGGGGCCATCTTCAATTGCCTGGATCCAGTATTGACTATTGTTTCTGGCCTTAGTGTCAGAGATCCTTTCTTAACACCATTTGACAAGAAGGAT CTTGCAGAGGCTGCAAAATATCAGTTTTCCCGAGATTACAGTGATCACCTTGCACTTGTCAGGGCCTATGAGGGCTGGATAGATGCCGAAAGAGATCTTGCTGGTTATGAATACTGCTGGAGAAATTTTCTTTCTGTGCAATCCATAAAAGCTATTGATTCTCTAAGGAAAGAGTTTTTCTCTTTGCTCAAGGATACTGGCTTGGTTGATGGCAACACAACCTCTTACAATGCATGGAGTCATGATGAGCATCTCGTCCGAGCAGTTATTTGCTATGGACTATATCCTGGGATTTGCTCTGTTGTG CACAATGAAAAGTCATTTTCACTGAAATCTATGGAGGATGGCCAGGTGTTTCTTTACTCG AACTCAGTCAATGCTCGGGAATCTAAAATTCCGTACCCATGGCTGGTTTTCAATGAGAAGATAAAAGTGAATTCTGTTTTCCTCCGGGACTCAACTGCTGTTTCTGATTCAGTACTACTACTATTTGGTGGAACGATCTCAAGAGGGGAAACT GATGGGCACTTGAAAATGCTGGGAGGATTTCTTGAATTCTTCATGAATCCTACATTAGCAGACATGTATCAAAATTTGAGGAGAGAACTTGATGAGCTAATTCAGAAAAAA CTACTGTATCCCAGGATGGACATGCACACCCATCATGAGCTCCTATCAGCTGTGCGGTTGTTGGTTTCAGAGGACCGATGTGATGGCAGATTTGTATTTGGCCGCCAGGTCCTTAAGCCCTCGAAGCCGTCTGTTTTGGAAACAAAGACGGCCTTGATTTCAAGAATTGAAAGTGGACCTGGGGGTGATAATTCTAAGAGTCAGCTCCAAACATTACTCACCAGGGCCGGATATGCCGCACCTACTTACAAGACTAAGCAACTGAAGAACAACCAGTTCCGGGCCACTGTGGAGTTTAATGGGATGCAAATTATGGGTCAGCCTTGTAACAACAAGAAGAGTGCAGAAAAGGATGCTGCAGCTGAGGCTCTTCAGTGGCTTATGGGTGGTAACCAAGCAGGCCACGAGCATTTAAATCATATGTCAATGTTACTAAAGAAAAGCAAGAAGGATCATAACTAA
- the LOC126716669 gene encoding DExH-box ATP-dependent RNA helicase DExH5, mitochondrial isoform X1: MLTSSPSLSHLLLFLHLHNSLPLQNPKTLTMKDRPRSSYGAVYVPPHHRLRSVITTPNYTSSAAAAATAGSGAGAADIVDSKRREPPQTAVISPRQTHSPYSQQEQLHNRISHFNSPRHPPPCDDSVSEEGSDRELDSFPLPGASPFDNIDEWTRKFTMLLRDKEKQEFVSREKKDRRDFEQISDLASRMGLYSHLYAKVVVFSKVPLPNYRFDLDDKRPQREVALPLGLLRRVDSYFGEYLSQKSKTRESYPDISFSRSNSSCSIATDEGLFEQPEPLGASKAVMEKIHQRRSLQLRDQQRAWQESPEGRKMLEFRRSLPAYKEENTLLTAVSRNQVIIVSGETGCGKTTQIPQFILESEIESVHGAVCSIICTQPRRISAMSVSERVASERGEKLGESVGYKVRLEGMKGRDTHLLFCTTGILLRRLLIDRNLKGVTHVIVDEIHERGMNEDFLLIVLKDLLPRRPELRLILMSATLDAEHFSSYFGGAQIIHIPGFTYPVRTHFLEDILEMTGYKLTPYNQIDDYGQEKMWKMSKQAPRKRKSQITSVVEDALGAADFKEYRPQTRESLSCWNPECIGFNLIEYLLCYICENEKPGAVLVFMTGWDDISSLKDKLQGHPLLGDPSQVLLLACHGSMASSEQRLIFDEPEDGVRKIVLATNIAETSITINDVVFVLDCGKAKETSYDALNNTPCLLPSWISKVSAQQRRGRAGRVQPGECYHLYPRCVYNAFAEYQLPEILRTPLQSLCLQIKSLKLGSISEFLSRALQSPELLAVQNAIDYLKIIGALDENEGLTVLGRYLTMLPVEPKLGKMLILGAIFNCLDPVLTIVSGLSVRDPFLTPFDKKDLAEAAKYQFSRDYSDHLALVRAYEGWIDAERDLAGYEYCWRNFLSVQSIKAIDSLRKEFFSLLKDTGLVDGNTTSYNAWSHDEHLVRAVICYGLYPGICSVVHNEKSFSLKSMEDGQVFLYSNSVNARESKIPYPWLVFNEKIKVNSVFLRDSTAVSDSVLLLFGGTISRGETDGHLKMLGGFLEFFMNPTLADMYQNLRRELDELIQKKLLYPRMDMHTHHELLSAVRLLVSEDRCDGRFVFGRQVLKPSKPSVLETKTALISRIESGPGGDNSKSQLQTLLTRAGYAAPTYKTKQLKNNQFRATVEFNGMQIMGQPCNNKKSAEKDAAAEALQWLMGGNQAGHEHLNHMSMLLKKSKKDHN, encoded by the exons ATGCTCacttcctctccttctctctctcatcttcttCTATTTCTTCACCTCCACAATTCTCTTCcacttcaaaaccctaaaaccctcaCAATGAAGGATCGACCTCGCTCTTCCTACGGCGCCGTTTACGTTCCTCCGCACCACCGCTTACGCTCCGTCATTACTACTCCCAACTACACTTcctccgccgccgccgccgcaaCCGCCGGTTCCGGTGCCGGAGCCGCAGATATCGTCGACTCCAAGCGCCGCGAGCCTCCACAAACCGCTGTGATAAGCCCTAGACAGACTCATAGTCCTTACTCGCAACAAGAACAGCTCCACAACCGGATTTCGCACTTCAATTCGCCGCGGCATCCGCCGCCCTGCGATGATTCCGTCTCCGAAGAAGGCTCCGATCGCGAGCTCGATTCCTTTCCTCTACCG GGTGCTTCCCCCTTTGATAACATTGATGAGTGGACACGGAAGTTTACAATGCTTTTACGTGACAAGGAGAAGCAAGAATTTGTCTCAAGGGAGAAAAAGGATAGACGTGATTTTGAGCAAATATCAGATTTGGCAAGCAGAATGGGGCTGTACAG CCATCTGTATGCAAAAGTTGTTGTCTTTAGCAAGGTCCCACTGCCTAACTACAGATTCGATCTGGATGACAAACGTCCACAGAGGGAG GTGGCCTTGCCTCTTGGGTTGCTAAGAAGAGTTGATTCCTATTTTGGAGAATACCTCTCTCAAAAGTCTAAGACTAGGGAAAGCTATCCAGATATATCATTCTCGAGATCAAACAGTAGCTGTAGTATTGCCACTGATGAAGGGCTTTTTGAACAGCCTGAGCCGCTAGGAGCCAGTAAGGCTGTAATGGAGAAAATTCATCAACGGCGAAGTTTGCAACTCCGTGATCAGCAACGAGCTTGGCAG gAATCTCCTGAAGGTAGAAAAATGCTGGAGTTTCGTAGGAGTCTCCCTGCTTATAAAGAGGAGAATACATTACTGACAGCTGTTTCACGAAATCAG GTTATTATTGTCTCTGGTGAAACTGGCTGTGGCAAGACCACACAAATTCCCCAATTCATTTTGGAATCAGAGATAGAATCTGTTCATGGAGCTGTTTGTAGCATTATATGTACACAGCCAAGACGAATATCTGCTATGTCTGTTTCTGAAAGAGTTGCTTCAGAGAGAGGGGAGAAATTGGGTGAATCT GTTGGATATAAAGTTCGTTTGGAAGGTATGAAAGGGAGGGATACCCACCTTCTCTTTTGCACCACTGGCATCTTGTTGAGAAGATTGCTAATTGATAGAAACTTAAAAGGTGTAACTCATGTTATCGTGGATGAGATTCATGAACGTGGAATGAATGAAG ATTTTCTGCTTATTGTCCTAAAAGATCTCCTTCCTCGCCGGCCAGAGCTTAGGCTGATTCTGATGAGTGCAACCCTTGATGCAGAGCATTTCTCGTCCTACTTTGGTGGAGCTCAGATAATTCACATCCCA GGCTTTACATACCCGGTCCGGACTCATTTCCTAGAGGATATTTTGGAAATGACTGGTTACAAATTGACACCATACAACCAAATCGATGATTATGGTCAGGAAAAGATGTGGAAGATGAGCAAACAAGCACCAAGAAAGAGGAAAAGCCAAATTACTTCTGTTGTTGAG GATGCACTCGGAGCAGCTGATTTTAAGGAGTATAGACCCCAGACTCGGGAGTCTTTGTCATGTTGGAATCCTGAATGTATTGGTTTTAATCTCATAGAGTATCTTTTATGCTATATATGTGAAAATGAGAAGCCTGGTGCGGTCCTAGTTTTTATGACTGGCTGGGATGACATAAGTTCTCTGAAAGATAAGCTGCAAGGTCATCCTCTATTAGGCGATCCAAGCCAAGTTTTGTTGCTAGCATGTCATGGGTCTATGGCCAGTTCAGAGCAG AGGTTAATATTTGATGAGCCTGAAGATGGAGTGAGGAAAATTGTTCTTGCTACTAATATTGCCGAAACAAGTATCACCATTAATGATGTTGTATTTGTTCTTGACTGTGGAAAGGCTAAAGAGACTTCTTATGATGCATTGAATAACACTCCTTGTTTGCTCCCTTCCTGGATTTCGAAGGTTTCTGCTCAACAA AGAAGAGGAAGAGCTGGCCGTGTTCAACCTGGAGAGTGTTACCATCTCTATCCTAGATGTGTATACAATGCTTTTGCAGAGTATCAATTGCCAGAAATTTTAAGGACACCTTTGCAATCTCTTTGTCTGCAAATAAAAAGTTTGAAACTTGGGAGTATTTCTGAGTTCCTTTCTAGGGCTTTGCAGTCACCAGAATTACTTGCG GTTCAAAATGCTATTGATTATCTAAAAATCATTGGTGCCCTGGATGAGAACGAAGGTTTGACAGTCTTGG GACGCTATTTGACTATGCTTCCAGTGGAGCCAAAACTTGGAAAGATGCTCATCTTAGGGGCCATCTTCAATTGCCTGGATCCAGTATTGACTATTGTTTCTGGCCTTAGTGTCAGAGATCCTTTCTTAACACCATTTGACAAGAAGGAT CTTGCAGAGGCTGCAAAATATCAGTTTTCCCGAGATTACAGTGATCACCTTGCACTTGTCAGGGCCTATGAGGGCTGGATAGATGCCGAAAGAGATCTTGCTGGTTATGAATACTGCTGGAGAAATTTTCTTTCTGTGCAATCCATAAAAGCTATTGATTCTCTAAGGAAAGAGTTTTTCTCTTTGCTCAAGGATACTGGCTTGGTTGATGGCAACACAACCTCTTACAATGCATGGAGTCATGATGAGCATCTCGTCCGAGCAGTTATTTGCTATGGACTATATCCTGGGATTTGCTCTGTTGTG CACAATGAAAAGTCATTTTCACTGAAATCTATGGAGGATGGCCAGGTGTTTCTTTACTCG AACTCAGTCAATGCTCGGGAATCTAAAATTCCGTACCCATGGCTGGTTTTCAATGAGAAGATAAAAGTGAATTCTGTTTTCCTCCGGGACTCAACTGCTGTTTCTGATTCAGTACTACTACTATTTGGTGGAACGATCTCAAGAGGGGAAACT GATGGGCACTTGAAAATGCTGGGAGGATTTCTTGAATTCTTCATGAATCCTACATTAGCAGACATGTATCAAAATTTGAGGAGAGAACTTGATGAGCTAATTCAGAAAAAA CTACTGTATCCCAGGATGGACATGCACACCCATCATGAGCTCCTATCAGCTGTGCGGTTGTTGGTTTCAGAGGACCGATGTGATGGCAGATTTGTATTTGGCCGCCAGGTCCTTAAGCCCTCGAAGCCGTCTGTTTTGGAAACAAAGACGGCCTTGATTTCAAGAATTGAAAGTGGACCTGGGGGTGATAATTCTAAGAGTCAGCTCCAAACATTACTCACCAGGGCCGGATATGCCGCACCTACTTACAAGACTAAGCAACTGAAGAACAACCAGTTCCGGGCCACTGTGGAGTTTAATGGGATGCAAATTATGGGTCAGCCTTGTAACAACAAGAAGAGTGCAGAAAAGGATGCTGCAGCTGAGGCTCTTCAGTGGCTTATGGGTGGTAACCAAGCAGGCCACGAGCATTTAAATCATATGTCAATGTTACTAAAGAAAAGCAAGAAGGATCATAACTAA
- the LOC126716700 gene encoding fructose-bisphosphate aldolase 3, chloroplastic, which translates to MACAKLNAASSQWIGQQSFTQRQGSSSSSTRFATRRVSFPIRAKAYSEELVQTAKTIASPGRGILAIDESNATCGKRLSSIGLDNTETNRQAYRQLLLTTPGLGEYISGAILFEETLYQSTTDGKKFVDCLRDAKIVPGIKVDKGLVPLPGSNNESWCQGLDGLASRSAEYYKQGARFAKWRTVVSIPCGPSALAVKEAAWGLARYAAISQDNGLVPIVEPEILLDGEHPIERTLEVAEKVWSEVFFYLAENNVLFEGILLKPSMVTPGAEHKEKASPETIAKYTLTMLKRRVPPAVPGIMFLSGGQSEAEATLNLNAMNQSPNPWHVSFSYARALQNSVLKTWQGRPENIEAAQKSLLVRAKANSLAQLGKYSAEGENEEAKKGMFVKGYTY; encoded by the exons ATGGCCTGCGCGAAGCTCAATGCGGCGTCGTCTCAGTGGATCGGACAACAGTCTTTCACTCAGCGTCAAGGATCGTCTTCGTCTTCGACTCGGTTCGCGACTCGCCGAGTCTCGTTCCCGATCCGCGCCAAGGCTTACAGCGAAGAACTCGTCCAAACCGCT AAAACAATTGCATCACCTGGTCGTGGGATCCTTGCAATTGATGAATCCAATGCAACATGTGGGAAAAGGCTATCGTCGATTGGCTTGGATAATACCGAGACCAACCGACAGGCGTACAGGCAACTTTTGTTGACCACTCCTGGCCTGGGAGAATACATTTCTGGTGCCATTCTTTTTGAGGAAACACTGTACCAGTCGACCACAGATGGGAAGAAATTTGTGGACTGCTTGCGTGATGCAAAAATTGTTCCTGGAATCAAAGTTGACAAG GGCTTGGTTCCCTTACCAGGATCAAACAATGAGTCTTGGTGCCAAGGTTTAGATGGATTGGCTTCAAGATCTGCTGAATACTACAAGCAAGGTGCTCGTTTTGCTAAGTG GAGAACAGTAGTTAGCATTCCTTGTGGCCCTTCTGCTCTAGCTGTTAAGGAAGCTGCATGGGGACTTGCACGTTATGCTGCTATTTCTCAG GACAATGGTCTTGTGCCAATTGTGGAACCTGAGATTCTTCTTGATGGGGAGCACCCAATTGAGAGGACACTTGAAGTGGCAGAAAAGGTCTGGTCAGAGGTCTTCTTTTACTTGGCTGAAAACAATGTTTTGTTTGAGGGAATCCTACTTAAGCCCAGCATGGTGACCCCGGGGGCTGAACACAAGGAGAAGGCTTCTCCAGAGACCATTGCCAAATATACACTCACAATGCTCAAAAGGAGAGTTCCTCCAGCAGTTCCAGGAATCATG TTTTTGTCAGGAGGACAATCTGAGGCGGAAGCAACCTTGAACCTGAATGCAATGAACCAAAGCCCCAACCCATGGCATGTTTCCTTCTCATATGCTCGTGCACTGCAAAACTCTGTGCTTAAGACATGGCAAGGACGTCCTGAGAACATTGAAGCCGCACAGAAATCACTTTTGGTGCGTGCAAAGGCAAACTCCCTGGCTCAGCTGGGAAAATATTCTGCCGAGGGTGAGAACGAGGAAGCCAAGAAAGGAATGTTTGTCAAGGGCTACACCTACTAA